One part of the Candidatus Kouleothrix ribensis genome encodes these proteins:
- a CDS encoding DUF3037 domain-containing protein — protein sequence MPAHSSFEYAIVRVVPRVERGEFVNAGAILFCRTRRFLAARIVLERPRLAALAPQLSLADVERHLALIPLICTGGPAGGPIGMLPLAERFHWLVAPRSTIIQTSPVHAGLCATPAAALDDLLERFVLPL from the coding sequence ATGCCCGCGCACAGCTCGTTTGAGTATGCGATCGTGCGTGTGGTGCCGCGCGTCGAGCGGGGCGAGTTTGTCAACGCCGGCGCCATCCTGTTCTGCCGCACCCGCCGCTTCCTGGCGGCGCGCATCGTGCTCGAGCGGCCCCGCCTGGCCGCGCTGGCGCCCCAGCTTAGCCTGGCCGATGTCGAGCGGCACCTGGCGCTGATCCCGCTGATCTGCACGGGCGGGCCGGCCGGCGGGCCGATCGGCATGCTGCCGCTGGCCGAGCGCTTTCACTGGCTGGTGGCGCCGCGCAGCACGATCATCCAGACATCGCCGGTACACGCCGGCCTGTGCGCAACCCCTGCGGCCGCGCTCGACGACCTGCTCGAGCGCTTTGTGCTGCCGCTATAG
- a CDS encoding 5-formyltetrahydrofolate cyclo-ligase — protein MTDQNQAGWAGRHQGKDALREEIWAALKRNAASPSDPFGHIPDFVGAEQAAERLAALPIWRQAQVIKANPDAAQAPVRLRALRDGKLLYMAVPRLTDARCFVELRADDLAARAIDLADAARWQGALEHGRLVAFEQMQPIDLVVTGCVAVTRSGGRTGKGAGFADLELGMLRQLGLLRPGTPIVTTIHALQLVDDARLPMQPHDSALDWIVTPEQVIETHSPYPQPGGIDWDAVQPDQYEAIPALKVLRAARGG, from the coding sequence ATGACCGATCAGAACCAAGCTGGCTGGGCCGGCCGGCATCAGGGCAAAGACGCGCTGCGCGAGGAGATCTGGGCGGCGCTCAAGCGCAACGCCGCCTCGCCCAGCGACCCATTCGGCCATATCCCCGACTTCGTCGGCGCCGAGCAGGCCGCCGAGCGGCTGGCGGCGCTGCCGATCTGGCGGCAGGCCCAGGTGATCAAGGCTAACCCCGACGCGGCCCAGGCACCCGTGCGGCTGCGCGCGCTGCGCGACGGCAAGCTGCTGTACATGGCGGTGCCGCGGCTCACCGACGCGCGCTGCTTCGTCGAGCTGCGCGCCGACGACCTGGCCGCGCGCGCGATCGACCTGGCCGACGCAGCACGCTGGCAGGGCGCGCTCGAGCATGGCCGGCTGGTCGCGTTCGAGCAGATGCAGCCGATCGACCTGGTGGTGACCGGCTGCGTGGCGGTGACACGCAGCGGCGGTCGCACCGGCAAGGGCGCCGGCTTCGCCGACCTCGAGCTGGGCATGCTGCGGCAGCTCGGCCTGCTGCGCCCCGGCACGCCGATCGTCACGACCATCCACGCGCTCCAGCTGGTCGACGACGCGCGCCTGCCCATGCAGCCGCACGACTCGGCGCTCGACTGGATCGTCACGCCCGAGCAGGTGATCGAGACCCACTCGCCCTACCCGCAGCCAGGCGGGATCGACTGGGATGCCGTACAGCCCGACCAGTACGAGGCCATCCCGGCGCTCAAGGTGCTGCGCGCCGCCCGAGGAGGCTAA
- a CDS encoding indolepyruvate ferredoxin oxidoreductase family protein, translating to MPNRPQFSLDAKYTLAEGSILLSGVQALVRLPLDQHRADRARGLNTAGVISGYRGSPLAGFDMLLQSQQRLLEQHQIRFIPGVNEDLGATIVFGSQIANLFPAPTYDGVIGLWYGKAPGVDRSGDAFKHGNFAGVGRYGGVLVVAGDDPLSKSSTLPSQSEVALYDALMPVLAPGTVQDVLDFGRLGFELSRYSGLWVGFKLVTTVADQFSTAEVGAARLPIVRPELTINGRAWQPTQAATLGAPTSLALEQEIYEGRLVAARAFAAANRLNRVAVAAPGAWLGIAAAGKTYYELRQALADLGLDDAALERYGVRLLQIGMVFPLEPQIIHSFTQGLEELLVVEEKRAFLELFVRDILYDRADRPRVLGKHDEQGRPLIPPGGELDADRLAPLLATRLVQRIPREAIEPRLAFMRARTAQPIVPLTQAAPRTAYFCSGCPHNRSTVVPEGSLAAGGIGCHGLVLGMDRHTIGLGHMGGEGAQWVGIAPFSGTPHLFQNIGDGTLFHSGSLAIRQAVAAGATITYKILFNSAVGMTGGQPVDGAMPVAALTRMLEAEGVGTMIVTSDQPDKYPRDTRWAPGVRIWHRDRLDEAQRVLRASPGVTALIHDQTCAAELRRRRKRGRAPDPATRVFINEAVCEGCGDCGAKSNCLSVQPVDTEFGRKTQIHQSSCNKDYSCLLGDCPAFVTVEPGASRTRNPALSTKHQKPGTEHDAISGRFSALSAQFPEPAPRFGAASSIYMVGIGGTGVVTVNQILGTAALLDGKHIDGMDQTGLSQKGGQVVSNLKIAAAPPTGANRLSAGAADCYLGFDILAASAPQHLSRARAGHTVAVVSTSQVPTGAMVASTAVRFPERELLIGGINRHTHAGANVFFDAVDLAERCFGDHLAANMIVLGAAYQAGLIPVGAAAIEQAIELNGVAAQMNAQAFRLGRRVVADPAWLREQVPARLGAQATPPALGRAARRLVESAEAEGELRRLLEIRVPALIAYQSAGYAREYVAFVRRVRAAERAAAPGQSRLSEAVARYLFKLMAYKDEYEVARLHLGGGLSQALAEAFGADARVSYHLHPPFLRALGWQKKIRLGRWFDGAYRLLRAGRRLRGTRLDPFGYAAMRRLERALIGEYRALIEQALAGLAPATYERAVALAELPDMIRGYEQVKLHSVERFRGVARELLGALRA from the coding sequence ATGCCCAACCGGCCACAGTTCTCGCTCGACGCCAAGTACACGCTGGCCGAAGGTAGCATCCTGCTCTCGGGTGTGCAGGCGCTGGTGCGCTTGCCGCTCGACCAGCACCGCGCCGATCGGGCGCGCGGCCTGAACACCGCCGGGGTGATCTCGGGCTACCGCGGCTCGCCGCTGGCCGGCTTCGACATGCTGCTACAGAGCCAGCAGCGCCTGCTCGAGCAGCACCAGATCAGGTTTATTCCTGGCGTCAACGAGGATCTTGGCGCGACGATCGTGTTCGGCAGCCAGATCGCCAACCTGTTCCCCGCACCCACCTACGACGGCGTGATCGGCCTGTGGTATGGCAAGGCGCCGGGTGTCGATCGCAGCGGCGACGCCTTCAAGCACGGCAACTTCGCTGGCGTGGGGCGCTACGGCGGCGTGCTGGTGGTGGCCGGCGACGACCCGCTCTCGAAGTCGTCGACGCTGCCCTCGCAGTCGGAGGTCGCGCTGTACGACGCGCTCATGCCGGTGCTGGCGCCCGGCACGGTGCAGGATGTGCTCGACTTTGGCCGGCTGGGCTTCGAGCTATCGCGCTACTCGGGGCTGTGGGTCGGCTTCAAGCTAGTCACCACCGTCGCCGACCAGTTCAGCACCGCCGAGGTCGGCGCGGCCCGCTTGCCGATCGTGCGGCCCGAGCTGACGATCAATGGCCGGGCATGGCAGCCGACCCAGGCGGCCACGCTGGGCGCGCCGACCAGCCTGGCGCTCGAGCAGGAGATCTACGAGGGCCGGCTGGTGGCGGCCAGGGCCTTCGCCGCCGCCAACCGCCTGAATCGGGTCGCTGTGGCCGCGCCGGGTGCCTGGCTGGGCATCGCCGCCGCCGGCAAGACCTACTACGAGCTGCGGCAGGCGCTGGCCGACCTGGGCCTCGACGACGCGGCGCTGGAGCGCTATGGCGTGCGCCTGCTGCAGATTGGCATGGTCTTCCCGCTTGAGCCGCAGATCATCCACAGCTTCACACAGGGCCTGGAAGAGCTGCTGGTGGTCGAGGAGAAGCGCGCGTTCCTCGAGCTGTTCGTGCGCGACATTCTGTACGACCGGGCCGACCGGCCGCGTGTGCTAGGCAAGCACGACGAGCAGGGCCGGCCGCTCATCCCGCCTGGCGGCGAGCTCGACGCCGACCGGCTCGCGCCGCTGCTGGCCACCCGGCTGGTGCAGCGCATCCCGCGCGAAGCGATCGAGCCGCGCCTGGCCTTCATGCGCGCGCGTACGGCGCAGCCGATCGTGCCGCTGACGCAGGCCGCGCCGCGCACGGCCTACTTCTGCTCGGGCTGCCCGCACAACCGCTCAACCGTCGTGCCCGAGGGGTCGCTCGCGGCCGGCGGGATCGGCTGCCACGGCCTGGTGCTGGGAATGGACCGCCACACGATCGGGCTGGGGCATATGGGCGGCGAGGGCGCGCAGTGGGTCGGCATCGCGCCATTCTCGGGCACGCCGCACCTGTTTCAGAACATCGGCGACGGCACGCTGTTCCACTCGGGCTCGCTGGCCATCCGCCAGGCGGTTGCCGCCGGCGCCACGATCACCTACAAGATCTTGTTCAACAGCGCCGTAGGCATGACCGGCGGTCAGCCGGTCGATGGGGCCATGCCGGTGGCCGCGCTGACACGCATGCTCGAGGCCGAGGGCGTTGGAACGATGATCGTCACCAGCGATCAGCCCGACAAATACCCGCGCGATACGCGCTGGGCGCCGGGGGTGCGGATCTGGCATCGCGACCGGCTGGACGAGGCCCAGCGCGTGTTGCGCGCCAGCCCTGGTGTGACCGCGCTGATCCACGATCAAACCTGCGCCGCCGAGCTGCGCCGGCGCCGCAAGCGCGGCCGCGCGCCCGACCCGGCCACGCGCGTGTTTATCAACGAGGCGGTGTGCGAAGGCTGCGGCGACTGCGGCGCCAAGTCGAACTGCCTGAGCGTCCAGCCGGTCGACACCGAGTTCGGCCGCAAGACCCAGATCCACCAGTCGTCGTGCAATAAAGACTATTCGTGCCTGCTGGGCGACTGCCCGGCCTTCGTGACTGTGGAGCCAGGCGCGTCGAGAACCAGGAACCCAGCGCTAAGCACCAAGCACCAAAAACCAGGAACAGAGCATGATGCAATCAGCGGGCGGTTCTCGGCGCTTAGTGCGCAGTTCCCCGAGCCGGCCCCGCGCTTCGGCGCGGCCAGCAGCATCTACATGGTCGGCATCGGCGGCACCGGCGTGGTGACCGTCAACCAGATCCTGGGCACGGCCGCGCTGCTCGACGGCAAACATATTGATGGTATGGATCAGACCGGGCTGAGCCAGAAGGGCGGGCAGGTTGTGTCGAACCTGAAGATCGCCGCTGCGCCGCCCACCGGCGCGAACCGGCTCTCGGCCGGCGCAGCCGACTGCTACCTGGGCTTCGACATTCTGGCCGCCAGTGCGCCGCAGCACCTCTCGCGCGCGCGCGCCGGCCACACCGTCGCGGTTGTATCGACCAGCCAGGTGCCGACGGGCGCGATGGTCGCCTCGACGGCGGTGCGCTTCCCCGAGCGCGAGCTGCTGATCGGCGGCATCAACCGGCACACGCACGCCGGCGCCAACGTATTCTTCGACGCGGTCGATCTGGCCGAGCGCTGCTTTGGCGATCACCTGGCCGCGAACATGATCGTGCTTGGCGCGGCCTACCAGGCCGGGCTGATCCCGGTAGGCGCCGCAGCGATCGAGCAGGCGATCGAGCTGAACGGCGTGGCCGCGCAGATGAACGCGCAGGCATTCCGGCTAGGCCGGCGCGTGGTGGCCGACCCGGCCTGGCTGCGCGAGCAGGTGCCGGCGCGGCTTGGCGCGCAGGCCACACCGCCGGCGCTGGGCAGAGCAGCGCGCCGGCTGGTTGAGTCGGCCGAGGCCGAGGGCGAGCTGCGCCGGCTGCTCGAGATCCGCGTGCCCGCGCTGATCGCCTACCAGAGCGCCGGCTACGCGCGCGAGTACGTAGCGTTCGTGCGGCGGGTGCGCGCGGCCGAGCGCGCCGCAGCCCCTGGGCAGTCGCGCCTGAGCGAGGCAGTGGCGCGCTACCTGTTCAAGCTTATGGCCTACAAAGACGAATACGAGGTCGCGCGGCTGCATTTGGGCGGCGGGCTGAGCCAGGCGCTGGCCGAGGCATTCGGCGCCGACGCGCGCGTATCCTACCACCTGCACCCGCCATTTCTGCGCGCGCTCGGCTGGCAGAAGAAGATCCGGCTGGGGCGCTGGTTCGACGGCGCGTACCGGCTGCTGCGGGCCGGCCGGCGGCTGCGCGGCACGCGCCTCGACCCGTTCGGCTACGCGGCTATGCGCCGGCTCGAGCGGGCGCTGATCGGCGAGTACCGCGCGCTGATCGAGCAGGCACTGGCCGGCCTCGCGCCCGCGACATACGAGCGCGCGGTGGCGCTGGCCGAGCTGCCCGACATGATCCGCGGCTACGAGCAAGTCAAGCTGCACAGCGTCGAGCGCTTTCGGGGCGTTGCGCGCGAGCTTCTGGGGGCGCTGCGCGCTTAG
- a CDS encoding GNAT family N-acetyltransferase has translation MFGTLVFKIATEAWEFEQIHRLNYTTFVEEIPQHATNTDHMLVDKFHHQNTYIICLDRGRVVGMIAVRADRPFSLDAKLASLDEHLPPGRTLCELRLLAVDRKYRNGWVFWGMGKLLAEHCLRQGYELALISGTTRQQKLYRHLGFTAFGPLVGEPGAQFQPMFLSLEAFQRRARMFRRVLGRDDVAPELQELIVADRSED, from the coding sequence GTGTTTGGAACACTAGTGTTTAAGATCGCAACTGAGGCTTGGGAGTTCGAGCAGATCCACCGGCTCAACTACACCACGTTCGTCGAGGAGATTCCACAGCACGCCACCAACACCGACCACATGCTGGTCGATAAGTTTCACCACCAGAATACCTACATCATCTGCCTCGATCGTGGCCGCGTGGTGGGTATGATCGCCGTGCGCGCCGATCGGCCGTTCTCGCTCGATGCCAAGCTCGCGTCGCTCGACGAGCACCTGCCGCCTGGCCGCACACTCTGCGAGCTGCGGCTGCTGGCGGTCGATCGCAAGTATCGCAACGGCTGGGTCTTCTGGGGTATGGGCAAGCTGCTGGCCGAGCACTGCCTGCGCCAGGGCTACGAGCTCGCGCTGATCTCGGGCACCACTCGCCAGCAGAAGCTGTACCGTCACCTCGGCTTCACCGCGTTCGGCCCGCTGGTCGGCGAGCCAGGCGCGCAGTTCCAGCCAATGTTCCTATCGCTCGAGGCATTCCAGCGCCGCGCGCGCATGTTTCGCCGTGTACTCGGCCGCGACGATGTGGCGCCCGAGCTGCAAGAGCTGATAGTAGCGGATCGTTCAGAGGATTGA
- a CDS encoding proline--tRNA ligase, with translation MRLSTVFGRTLRDAPAEAENTAHQLVLRAGLVRALQAGSYALLPLGMRVLRQIEAIMHDELARVGAQEFRTPAIQLAATWEQSGRYASYGPLMLRLVDRSERALIVAPTHEEAVAELARREISSYRQLPALIYQIHMKYRDELRAKGGLMRMREFTMLDAYSLDASAAGLDAAYEQLAGAFERIFARCGVRAFGVEASAGEIGGSEPREYMVLSPNGEDTLVLCPGCGYAANVEVARSAAGSPPPGVAELPAAEYSPATAVATPSCKTIAELAAFMGLPESATAKAVFFDTPERGLVFAVIRGDLEVSELKLRAAAGVSALTPASLEQIVAAGAVPGYASPVGLAAAAGVFVIADRSIGAAGPLVAGANREGYHLRDVLYGRDWQAALVADIASVRAGDPCAACGTALTLERGIEVGHIFKIGTRYSETLGVSFLDQDGAARPVVMGSYGIGVERLLQVIVEQHHDAAGIIWPAEVAPFDAHLVRLGKGEAVRATADALYGELATAGVRVLYDDRDESAGVKFNDADLIGLPVRLLVSDRLLAAGEVELKPRGGEASRLARADVPAALRAAGSGPGAGGSAGSI, from the coding sequence ATGCGACTTTCGACAGTATTCGGGCGAACGCTGCGCGACGCGCCGGCCGAGGCCGAGAACACGGCCCATCAGCTGGTGCTGCGCGCCGGGCTGGTGCGCGCGCTGCAGGCCGGCAGCTATGCCCTGCTGCCGCTGGGCATGCGGGTGCTGCGGCAGATCGAGGCGATCATGCACGACGAGCTGGCCCGCGTAGGTGCCCAGGAGTTCCGCACACCAGCGATTCAGCTGGCCGCCACCTGGGAGCAGAGCGGCCGCTACGCCAGCTACGGCCCGCTGATGCTGCGGCTGGTCGACCGCTCCGAGCGCGCGTTGATCGTCGCCCCGACCCACGAGGAGGCGGTGGCCGAGCTGGCGCGCCGCGAGATCAGCTCGTATCGCCAGCTGCCGGCGCTGATCTACCAGATCCACATGAAATATCGCGACGAGCTGCGCGCCAAAGGTGGCCTGATGCGCATGCGCGAGTTCACTATGCTCGATGCCTACTCGCTCGATGCCAGCGCGGCCGGGCTCGACGCTGCGTACGAACAGCTGGCCGGCGCGTTCGAGCGGATCTTCGCGCGCTGTGGCGTGCGTGCGTTTGGTGTCGAGGCCAGTGCCGGCGAGATCGGCGGCAGCGAGCCGCGCGAATATATGGTGCTCTCGCCCAATGGCGAAGACACGCTGGTGCTCTGCCCTGGCTGCGGCTACGCCGCAAACGTGGAGGTAGCCCGGTCGGCCGCCGGCAGCCCGCCGCCGGGTGTAGCCGAGTTGCCGGCAGCCGAGTATAGCCCGGCGACTGCGGTGGCCACGCCAAGCTGCAAGACGATCGCCGAGCTGGCGGCGTTCATGGGCCTGCCCGAATCGGCCACCGCCAAGGCTGTGTTCTTCGACACACCCGAGCGCGGGTTGGTGTTTGCGGTGATCCGCGGCGATCTCGAGGTGAGCGAGCTCAAGCTGCGCGCGGCTGCGGGTGTGTCGGCGCTAACGCCCGCCAGCCTCGAGCAGATCGTCGCCGCCGGCGCGGTGCCGGGCTACGCCTCGCCGGTTGGCCTGGCCGCTGCCGCTGGCGTGTTTGTGATCGCCGATCGGTCGATCGGCGCGGCCGGGCCGCTGGTGGCCGGTGCGAACCGCGAGGGCTACCATCTGCGCGACGTGCTGTATGGGCGCGACTGGCAGGCCGCGCTGGTGGCCGATATCGCCAGTGTGCGTGCCGGCGACCCGTGCGCGGCCTGCGGCACGGCGCTCACGCTCGAGCGCGGCATCGAGGTTGGCCATATCTTCAAGATCGGCACGCGCTACAGCGAAACGCTGGGGGTGAGCTTCCTCGATCAGGATGGCGCGGCCAGGCCGGTGGTGATGGGCTCGTATGGCATCGGTGTCGAGCGGCTGCTCCAGGTGATCGTCGAGCAGCACCACGATGCCGCCGGGATCATCTGGCCGGCCGAGGTGGCGCCGTTCGATGCGCACCTGGTGCGGCTGGGCAAGGGCGAGGCCGTGCGTGCGACCGCCGACGCGCTGTATGGCGAGCTGGCCACCGCCGGGGTGCGCGTGCTCTACGACGACCGCGATGAGTCGGCCGGGGTGAAGTTCAACGATGCCGACCTGATCGGCCTGCCGGTGCGCCTGCTGGTCAGCGACCGGCTGCTGGCGGCCGGCGAAGTCGAGCTCAAGCCGCGTGGCGGCGAAGCCAGCCGGCTGGCGCGCGCCGACGTGCCGGCGGCGCTGCGGGCCGCGGGGAGTGGGCCGGGCGCAGGCGGCAGCGCCGGTAGCATATAG
- a CDS encoding aminotransferase class I and II, translated as MLRTVTATRYITPLREGGSLPAIVEADDGQLYVLKFRGAGQGRKALIAELVVGELGRALGLPVPEIVLAELDAAFGQNERHDEIQDLLKASTGLNLGLAYLPGALAFEPLLAPASALQLASAIVWFDAYTMNVDRTPRNTNILILNNQLWLIDHGAALYIHHTWVDYRVRSRGLFPQVKDHVLLRYADALPEADAVLSARISRELVCAVTGLIPDSWLVGEPLFADLAEHRAAYVEYLCNRLAAPRAFIEEAQHARAQLV; from the coding sequence ATGCTTCGGACTGTTACCGCTACTCGTTATATCACACCACTGCGCGAGGGCGGCTCGCTACCGGCGATCGTCGAGGCCGACGACGGCCAGCTATATGTGCTGAAGTTTCGCGGCGCCGGGCAGGGCCGCAAGGCCCTGATCGCCGAGCTGGTGGTCGGCGAGCTTGGCCGCGCGCTGGGCCTGCCCGTGCCCGAGATCGTGCTGGCCGAGCTCGACGCCGCGTTCGGCCAGAATGAGCGCCACGACGAGATCCAGGATCTGCTGAAGGCCAGCACCGGCCTGAATCTGGGGCTGGCCTACCTGCCTGGCGCGCTGGCCTTCGAGCCGCTGCTGGCGCCGGCCTCGGCGCTCCAGCTGGCCTCGGCGATCGTCTGGTTCGACGCCTATACTATGAATGTCGACCGCACCCCGCGCAACACGAACATCCTGATCCTGAACAATCAGCTGTGGCTGATCGACCACGGCGCGGCGCTGTACATCCACCACACCTGGGTCGACTATCGCGTGCGCAGCCGCGGGCTGTTCCCGCAGGTGAAGGACCATGTGCTGCTGCGCTATGCCGATGCGCTGCCCGAGGCCGATGCCGTGCTCAGCGCGCGGATCTCGCGCGAGCTGGTGTGCGCGGTTACCGGGTTAATCCCCGATAGCTGGCTCGTGGGCGAGCCGCTGTTCGCCGATCTGGCCGAGCATCGCGCGGCCTATGTCGAGTATCTATGCAATCGCCTGGCCGCGCCGCGTGCGTTTATCGAGGAGGCGCAGCATGCCCGCGCACAGCTCGTTTGA
- a CDS encoding tyrosine-type recombinase/integrase, with protein sequence MVEPTQPPIPISAAAAEWAAAQRARRKPLAATTIESYSDAWRSFAAWAARQGRRTVAEIDAHDLARWIDSLARKADGTTLTYSHGALAICKFLADRGALTCDLALLRMHLRDALPRAPAGRAPDVPDLRRLVGFYDTELPAAGSGTARERERLNGLRNAALLHALFSTGARISELLALDIADVRDDDGMIAPRAYVLGKGQRKRAVFVRPHAQRAIERYLLARRTSFPKAEALIISHGPRGAGGRLNRVAAWVVVTNAAHMLADQIEAEGRVREARLLRATTPHTFRHFVAMWLLNEGAQMSEVSALLGHANTRITEQYYARHTDDRLQELHDQFAPDPTVPTAKKLRRKRA encoded by the coding sequence ATGGTCGAACCAACCCAACCACCCATACCAATCAGCGCCGCCGCTGCCGAGTGGGCCGCCGCCCAGCGCGCCCGCCGCAAGCCGCTGGCCGCCACCACGATCGAGTCGTACAGCGACGCATGGCGCTCGTTTGCGGCATGGGCCGCGCGCCAGGGCCGGCGCACCGTCGCCGAGATCGATGCGCACGACCTGGCGCGCTGGATCGACTCGCTGGCCCGCAAGGCCGATGGCACCACGCTAACCTACAGCCACGGCGCGCTGGCGATCTGCAAGTTTCTAGCCGACCGTGGCGCGCTAACCTGCGACCTGGCGCTGCTGCGCATGCACCTGCGCGACGCGCTGCCACGTGCCCCGGCCGGCCGCGCGCCCGATGTGCCCGACCTGCGACGGCTGGTTGGATTCTACGACACCGAGCTACCTGCGGCCGGCAGCGGCACCGCCCGCGAGCGCGAGCGCCTGAACGGGCTGCGCAACGCTGCCCTGCTGCACGCGCTGTTCTCCACCGGCGCGCGCATCTCCGAGCTGCTGGCGCTCGATATCGCCGACGTGCGCGACGACGACGGCATGATCGCGCCGCGCGCCTACGTGCTGGGCAAGGGCCAGCGCAAGCGCGCCGTATTCGTGCGGCCGCACGCCCAGCGCGCGATCGAGCGCTACCTGCTGGCGCGGCGTACCAGCTTCCCCAAAGCCGAAGCGCTGATCATCTCGCATGGGCCGCGCGGTGCCGGCGGCCGGCTCAATCGTGTGGCCGCCTGGGTGGTGGTGACCAACGCCGCCCATATGCTGGCCGATCAGATCGAGGCCGAGGGCCGCGTGCGCGAGGCCCGGCTGCTGCGCGCGACCACTCCGCACACCTTTCGGCATTTCGTGGCGATGTGGCTGCTGAACGAGGGCGCCCAGATGTCCGAGGTATCGGCGCTGCTGGGGCACGCCAACACCCGCATCACCGAGCAGTACTACGCGCGCCACACCGACGATCGGCTGCAAGAGCTGCACGACCAGTTCGCGCCCGACCCGACTGTGCCCACCGCGAAGAAGCTGCGGCGCAAGCGCGCCTAG
- a CDS encoding glycerol-3-phosphate acyltransferase has protein sequence MPGWQVLAATVAAYALGCITTAYYLVRLLKGRDIRTLGSGTVGGRNAGRVLGPAGFAAVAVLDALKGLLAVLLARYLGLDGWWLLPVLLAVVAGHIWPAQLGFRGGKGIATMIGALLAYSYLIPLIMLGLVLALYAMLRSLTLGAMLAFALMPAVLLALGQPPAAAATMAALAAVVIYANRENIRVRLQRGAGQASERANEDR, from the coding sequence GTGCCTGGTTGGCAAGTTCTGGCGGCGACCGTGGCAGCCTATGCGTTGGGCTGCATCACCACGGCCTATTACCTGGTACGCCTGCTCAAAGGGCGCGACATCCGCACACTCGGCAGCGGGACTGTCGGCGGGCGAAATGCCGGCCGCGTGCTCGGGCCGGCCGGCTTCGCCGCAGTGGCGGTGCTCGACGCGCTGAAGGGGCTGCTGGCGGTGCTGCTGGCGCGCTACCTGGGCCTGGACGGCTGGTGGCTACTGCCGGTGCTGCTGGCGGTGGTCGCCGGTCACATCTGGCCGGCGCAGCTCGGCTTTCGCGGCGGCAAAGGCATCGCCACCATGATCGGCGCGCTGCTGGCCTACAGCTACCTGATCCCGCTGATCATGCTCGGGCTGGTGCTGGCGCTCTACGCCATGCTGCGCAGCCTCACGCTCGGCGCCATGCTGGCATTCGCGCTCATGCCGGCGGTGCTGCTGGCGTTAGGCCAGCCACCTGCCGCCGCCGCAACCATGGCGGCGCTCGCAGCCGTGGTGATCTATGCCAACCGCGAGAATATTCGCGTGCGGCTGCAGCGCGGCGCGGGCCAGGCTTCCGAGCGTGCCAATGAAGATCGCTAA